The following coding sequences lie in one Polyodon spathula isolate WHYD16114869_AA chromosome 15, ASM1765450v1, whole genome shotgun sequence genomic window:
- the LOC121327605 gene encoding BTB/POZ domain-containing protein KCTD12-like, giving the protein MALADSARGLSNGGNADSPFPEIIELNVGGQVYLTRHKTLIAVPDSLLWQMFSQKTPKELSRDSKGRYFLDRDGFLFRYILDYLRDLNLVLPDYFPEKCRLKREADFFQLQDLSKRLSPKVSKENSISEEISQSDPEEVGFLGGAGGSTTSLEPTRFMSTITSAHARSPSLESRKAGYITIGYRGSYTIGRDAQADAKFRRVARITVCGKTSLAKEVFGDTLNESRDPDRPPERYTSRYYLKFNFLEQAFERLSEAGFRMVACSSTGTCAYASNDPSEDKIWTSYTEYVFCRD; this is encoded by the coding sequence ATGGCTCTGGCAGACTCTGCGCGTGGCTTATCAAACGGTGGCAATGCAGACTCCCCATTTCCTGAAATTATAGAGCTCAATGTTGGGGGACAGGTATATCTGACTCGACATAAAACTTTGATCGCCGTACCCGACTCTCTGCTGTGGCAGATGTTCAGTCAGAAAACCCCCAAGGAACTGTCGAGAGACAGCAAAGGCCGCTACTTTCTGGACCGGGATGGCTTTTTATTCCGTTATATTTTGGACTACCTGAGAGATCTCAACTTGGTGCTCCCTGATTACTTTCCAGAGAAGTGCAGACTGAAAAGGGAGGCAGACTTTTTTCAACTGCAAGACCTCTCAAAGAGGCTCAGCCCTAAAGTAAGCAAGGAGAATTCTATCAGCGAAGAGATCAGTCAAAGTGACCCAGAAGAGGTAGGTTTCCTCGGTGGAGCTGGCGGCTCGACCACAAGCTTGGAACCAACGCGCTTTATGTCAACAATAACTAGTGCCCATGCACGCTCCCCGTCACTCGAGTCCAGGAAAGCAGGCTACATTACTATAGGATACAGGGGGTCCTACACCATTGGGAGAGATGCTCAGGCTGATGCGAAGTTCAGGAGGGTGGCCAGGATCACAGTGTGTGGGAAGACCTCTTTGGCCAAAGAGGTGTTTGGTGATACCTTGAACGAGAGTAGAGACCCCGACAGACCCCCGGAGAGATACACCTCCAGATACTACCTGAAATTCAATTTCCTGGAGCAGGCTTTTGAAAGGCTTTCTGAAGCTGGCTTCCGTATGGTAGCTTGCAGCTCCACAGGCACATGCGCTTATGCCAGCAATGACCCCAGCGAGGACAAGATCTGGACCAGCTACACAGAGTATGTTTTCTGTAGGGACTGA